A single genomic interval of Mycolicibacterium holsaticum DSM 44478 = JCM 12374 harbors:
- a CDS encoding CPBP family intramembrane glutamic endopeptidase encodes MTGGADELSGPQRRALRIEVAVVLAVTFALSAYTALLRLIESVLLGLAGQVVALNPRRSQFDLIDLGLNLAGVFQLLAWGALGVYLLWRSGFGPDRIGLGLPRWRPDVVGGLGLAALIGVPGLALYQIARILGLNASVEPAELYDTWWRIPVLLLVSFANGWAEEVIVVGFLLTRLRQLRVHPAIAVVVSSVLRGLYHLYQGFGAGLGNVAMGLVFGYVYLRTGRLWPLIIAHALIDAVAFVGYALAAGHLSWLQ; translated from the coding sequence GTGACTGGCGGCGCAGACGAACTGAGCGGACCGCAGCGACGCGCGCTGCGCATCGAGGTCGCCGTCGTGCTGGCGGTGACCTTCGCCCTCTCGGCCTACACCGCGCTGCTGCGCCTCATCGAATCGGTTCTGCTCGGCCTCGCCGGCCAGGTCGTCGCGCTCAACCCGCGCCGCTCGCAGTTCGACCTGATCGACCTCGGCCTCAACCTGGCCGGGGTGTTCCAGCTGCTGGCCTGGGGTGCGCTTGGCGTATACCTGTTGTGGCGCAGCGGTTTCGGACCCGACCGGATCGGTCTTGGCCTGCCGCGGTGGCGTCCGGACGTGGTCGGCGGCCTCGGTCTGGCCGCGCTGATCGGGGTGCCGGGCCTGGCGCTGTACCAGATCGCCCGCATCCTCGGCCTCAACGCATCGGTGGAACCCGCCGAACTCTATGACACGTGGTGGCGCATCCCGGTGCTGCTGCTGGTGTCCTTCGCCAACGGCTGGGCCGAGGAAGTGATCGTGGTCGGCTTCCTGCTCACCCGGTTGCGTCAACTGCGCGTGCACCCGGCGATCGCCGTGGTCGTCTCCAGCGTGCTGCGCGGGCTCTACCACCTGTACCAGGGTTTCGGCGCCGGCCTGGGCAATGTCGCGATGGGCCTGGTGTTCGGTTACGTGTACCTGCGCACCGGGCGGTTGTGGCCGCTGATCATCGCGCACGCGTTGATCGACGCGGTGGCGTTCGTCGGGTACGCCCTTGCCGCGGGGCACCTGAGCTGGCTGCAGTGA
- a CDS encoding DUF2470 domain-containing protein produces the protein MTATTITPTAAERIRSACARAGGAMLAVDGITPAEDPTESPVHHLLSDGSFAVTVPLGGALAGRVATAAPTGVPAVLEMTDYAPLPLREPVRALVWVRGRLLHVPGAELAALLDLIASEDPNPALLQVNSGAPRDERDMRYALLRLEVDSVVAADSTGAESIGVSELLDAQPDPFCAMESSWLRHMEAAHRDVVDRLASRLPLSQRRGRVRPLGLDRYGVRLRVENDEGDHDVRLPFAKPVDDVTGLSQAIRVLLGCPFLNGLRARRP, from the coding sequence ATGACGGCGACGACGATTACACCGACGGCGGCTGAGCGGATCCGCAGCGCATGCGCGAGAGCGGGTGGTGCAATGCTCGCGGTCGACGGCATCACCCCCGCTGAAGACCCCACTGAATCCCCCGTGCATCACCTGCTGTCCGACGGCTCCTTCGCGGTGACGGTTCCGCTGGGCGGCGCGCTGGCGGGCCGGGTGGCCACTGCGGCGCCGACCGGCGTGCCCGCGGTCCTGGAGATGACCGACTACGCGCCGCTGCCGCTGCGTGAGCCCGTGCGCGCGCTGGTGTGGGTCCGCGGCCGCCTGCTCCACGTCCCCGGCGCCGAACTGGCGGCCCTGCTGGACTTGATCGCCTCCGAGGATCCCAACCCCGCTCTGCTGCAGGTGAACTCCGGGGCGCCCCGTGACGAGCGCGATATGCGCTACGCACTGCTGCGATTGGAGGTCGACTCGGTGGTGGCCGCCGACTCCACCGGCGCCGAATCCATCGGCGTGAGCGAACTGCTGGACGCGCAACCGGATCCGTTCTGCGCCATGGAGTCCAGCTGGCTTCGGCACATGGAGGCCGCACACCGCGACGTGGTGGACCGGCTCGCCAGCCGCCTGCCGCTGTCGCAGCGTCGCGGCCGCGTCCGTCCCCTCGGGCTGGACCGCTACGGCGTGCGGCTTCGGGTGGAAAACGACGAGGGCGATCACGACGTGCGGTTACCGTTCGCCAAACCGGTCGACGACGTCACCGGCCTGAGCCAGGCGATCAGGGTGCTGCTGGGCTGCCCCTTCCTCAACGGGCTGCGCGCGCGCCGGCCCTGA
- the pheA gene encoding prephenate dehydratase, with protein MPRIAYLGPEGTFTEVALHKMAASGMLPGKAASGETIPVPFDSAGAALAAVRSGEADFACVPIENSIEGAVLPTLDSLAAGTPLQIFAEHTLDVKFTIVVRQGTAAADVATVAAFPVAAAQVRHWLADQLPTAQVVPAYSNAAAAHDVAEGRADAGVSTALAAERCGLAALAAGVVDEANARTRFVLAGPPASPPQRTGADRTSVVLRLDNVPGALVSALTEFAVRDIDLTRIESRPTRTELGTYVFFLDCVGHIEDAAVAEALKALHRRCADVRYLGSWPTESAAGAVPPQLDEASRWLTRLREGKQ; from the coding sequence GTGCCACGCATTGCCTACCTCGGACCCGAAGGAACCTTCACCGAGGTGGCGCTGCACAAAATGGCGGCCTCCGGCATGCTCCCCGGCAAGGCGGCGTCGGGCGAGACGATCCCGGTGCCGTTCGACAGCGCGGGGGCCGCGCTGGCCGCGGTCCGCTCCGGCGAGGCCGACTTCGCGTGTGTGCCGATCGAGAACTCGATCGAGGGTGCGGTGCTGCCGACCCTCGACAGCCTGGCCGCGGGAACGCCGCTGCAGATCTTCGCCGAACACACCCTGGACGTGAAGTTCACCATCGTCGTGCGGCAGGGCACGGCGGCCGCCGACGTGGCCACCGTCGCGGCGTTTCCGGTCGCGGCCGCGCAGGTGCGCCACTGGCTGGCGGACCAGCTGCCCACAGCACAAGTGGTGCCGGCCTATTCGAACGCCGCGGCCGCGCACGACGTGGCCGAGGGACGCGCCGACGCCGGGGTCAGCACGGCGCTGGCCGCCGAACGCTGCGGGTTGGCCGCATTGGCCGCCGGCGTCGTCGACGAGGCCAACGCCCGCACCCGGTTCGTGCTGGCCGGTCCGCCCGCGTCGCCGCCGCAACGCACCGGCGCCGACCGCACCTCGGTGGTGCTGCGGCTCGACAACGTGCCCGGCGCGCTCGTCTCGGCGCTGACCGAGTTCGCGGTGCGCGACATCGACCTGACCCGCATCGAATCACGGCCCACCAGAACCGAGTTGGGCACCTACGTGTTCTTCCTGGACTGCGTCGGACACATCGAAGACGCCGCGGTCGCCGAGGCACTAAAGGCGTTGCACAGACGTTGCGCGGATGTGCGTTATCTAGGTTCCTGGCCGACGGAATCGGCCGCCGGCGCGGTGCCGCCGCAACTGGACGAGGCATCGCGCTGGCTGACGCGTTTACGGGAGGGCAAGCAGTGA
- a CDS encoding histidine phosphatase family protein, which translates to MSGRLVLVRHGQSHANVERRLDTRPPGAALTDLGRNQARTFARRAASTVQPGLLAHSAAVRAGQTAHEIAAELRVDTYEFDGIHEVQVGDLENRNDDAAIAEFEAVYQQWHQGDLQVSMPNGESGREVLDRYLPAITDLRLRHLDDASWHRDIVVVSHGAAIRLVSAVLAGVDSSFALDHHLGNAESIVLSPITDGRWSCVQWGALTPPFYPEPNVRPVEDALQSADPMG; encoded by the coding sequence GTGAGCGGGCGGCTGGTGCTGGTTCGGCACGGACAGTCACACGCCAACGTCGAACGGCGTCTGGACACCCGGCCACCGGGGGCCGCGCTGACCGATTTGGGGCGCAACCAGGCGCGCACGTTCGCCCGGCGCGCCGCGTCGACGGTCCAGCCGGGGCTGCTCGCGCACTCCGCGGCGGTGCGGGCCGGCCAGACCGCCCACGAGATCGCGGCCGAACTGCGGGTGGACACCTACGAGTTCGACGGCATCCACGAAGTCCAGGTCGGTGACCTCGAGAACCGCAACGACGATGCGGCGATCGCCGAGTTCGAGGCGGTCTACCAGCAGTGGCACCAGGGCGACCTGCAGGTGTCGATGCCCAACGGCGAGTCGGGTCGTGAGGTGCTGGACCGGTACCTACCGGCGATCACCGACCTGCGGCTGCGCCACCTCGACGACGCGTCGTGGCACCGCGACATCGTCGTGGTCAGCCACGGTGCGGCGATACGACTGGTGTCGGCGGTGCTGGCGGGCGTGGACAGCAGCTTCGCGCTCGACCATCACCTCGGCAACGCCGAATCGATCGTGTTGTCGCCGATCACCGACGGGCGCTGGAGTTGTGTGCAGTGGGGTGCGCTGACACCGCCGTTCTACCCGGAGCCAAACGTGCGACCGGTCGAGGACGCGCTGCAGTCAGCTGATCCGATGGGCTGA
- a CDS encoding metallopeptidase family protein yields the protein MAVRMSPQRFDELVSEALDLIPPKLADALDNVVVLVGDRNEEEPDLLGLYHGVALTERDSWYAGSLPDTITIYRGALLDSCETEEQVIEEVAITVIHEIAHHFGIDDERLHELGWG from the coding sequence GTGGCCGTGCGGATGAGCCCGCAACGCTTCGACGAGTTGGTCTCCGAGGCGCTCGATCTCATACCTCCCAAGCTCGCGGACGCGCTCGACAACGTCGTCGTGCTGGTCGGGGACCGCAACGAGGAGGAGCCCGACCTGCTCGGCCTGTATCACGGCGTCGCGCTGACCGAACGCGACTCCTGGTATGCCGGTTCGCTGCCGGACACCATCACCATCTACCGCGGCGCGCTGCTGGACAGCTGCGAGACCGAGGAACAGGTGATCGAAGAGGTGGCGATCACCGTGATCCACGAGATCGCCCACCACTTCGGCATCGACGACGAACGCCTGCACGAACTGGGTTGGGGATGA
- a CDS encoding septum formation family protein has protein sequence MEQMSEVPERDEQPQRAAWWKSLHATPTRRGLLLTALGALLIAGLITAVPQRDGASGLTASTISLGPRGNETFEHATAGDCLNWPDRTPDAAEIVDCKDDHRFEVAQSVDMRAYPGSEYGADAEPPSPTRIQQISQEQCATSVRRYLGANYDPNSRFTVSMLWSGDKAWRNQGERRMLCGLQLPGPNNQQQTFKGKVADIDQSKVWPAGTCLGIDPSTNQPTDVPVDCAAPHAMEVTGSVNLAEKFPEGLPPEPEQDAFIKDACTQMTDAYLAPIELRSTTLTLIYSTISLPSWSAGSKQVSCSIGATLGNGGWSTLLNSAKGPLMINGQPPIPPPDIPEERLNFPPIPMPELSSSAVTSDQSYNNSGSSSSSNSSSGSNSSSTDSTHHGPSQPAEQTSEATEPEQPGNTFLNGPPAPGAPPPPPAPGVPPPPPPPGLPPPPPPPVLPPPPPPPAPAPAPLPPPPPPVP, from the coding sequence ATGGAGCAGATGTCGGAGGTACCCGAGCGCGACGAGCAGCCGCAGCGGGCGGCGTGGTGGAAGAGTTTGCATGCCACGCCGACGCGCCGCGGGCTGCTGCTGACCGCACTTGGCGCCCTGCTCATCGCGGGTCTGATCACCGCGGTGCCGCAGCGGGACGGCGCCAGCGGCCTCACCGCCAGCACGATCTCGCTGGGCCCGCGCGGCAACGAGACGTTCGAGCACGCGACGGCCGGTGACTGCCTGAACTGGCCGGATCGCACGCCGGACGCCGCCGAGATCGTCGACTGCAAAGACGACCACCGCTTCGAGGTCGCCCAGTCGGTGGACATGCGCGCCTATCCGGGCAGCGAGTACGGGGCCGACGCCGAGCCGCCGTCGCCGACCCGGATCCAGCAGATCAGCCAGGAGCAGTGCGCGACGTCGGTGCGGCGCTACCTCGGCGCCAACTACGACCCCAACAGCCGCTTCACCGTGAGCATGCTGTGGTCCGGTGACAAGGCGTGGCGCAATCAGGGCGAGCGCCGCATGCTGTGTGGCCTGCAGCTGCCGGGGCCCAACAACCAGCAGCAGACGTTCAAGGGCAAGGTCGCCGACATCGACCAGTCCAAGGTCTGGCCCGCCGGCACCTGCCTGGGGATCGACCCGTCGACCAACCAACCGACCGACGTGCCCGTCGACTGCGCCGCGCCACACGCGATGGAGGTGACGGGATCGGTCAACCTGGCCGAGAAGTTCCCCGAGGGACTTCCGCCCGAACCTGAGCAGGACGCCTTCATCAAGGACGCGTGCACGCAGATGACCGACGCCTACCTGGCACCCATCGAGCTGCGCAGCACCACGCTGACCCTGATCTACAGCACGATCTCGCTACCGAGCTGGTCGGCCGGGAGTAAGCAGGTGTCCTGCAGCATCGGAGCCACGCTGGGCAACGGAGGCTGGTCGACCCTGCTCAACAGCGCCAAGGGCCCGCTGATGATCAACGGTCAGCCGCCGATTCCCCCGCCCGACATCCCCGAGGAGCGGCTGAACTTCCCGCCGATCCCGATGCCCGAGCTCAGCTCGTCGGCGGTGACCAGCGACCAGTCCTACAACAACAGCGGCAGCAGTAGCAGTAGTAACAGCAGCAGCGGGAGTAACAGCAGCAGCACCGACTCCACCCACCACGGCCCGTCACAGCCCGCCGAGCAGACCTCCGAGGCCACGGAACCCGAACAGCCGGGCAACACCTTCCTCAACGGGCCACCGGCCCCGGGTGCGCCGCCGCCACCGCCTGCCCCGGGCGTGCCGCCGCCGCCACCGCCGCCGGGTCTCCCACCGCCGCCACCTCCGCCGGTGCTTCCACCGCCACCGCCACCGCCCGCACCTGCCCCCGCGCCGCTGCCGCCTCCGCCGCCACCGGTGCCGTAG
- the serS gene encoding serine--tRNA ligase gives MIDLKLLRENPDAVRASQRARGEDPGLVDALLECDAARRAAVSAADNLRAAQKAASKKVGKASPDDRPALLEQAKSLAEKVKAAEVEQGQAEKAVTAAHMAIANVILDGVPAGGEDDFVVLETVGEPRAIDNPKDHVELGESLGLIDLERGAKVSGARFYFLTGAGALLQLGLLQLAARLATDNGFTLMIPPVLVRPEVMAGTGFLGAHSDEIYRIESDDLYLVGTSEVPLAGYHADEILDLSAGPLRYAGWSSCFRREAGSHGKDTRGIIRVHQFDKVEGFIYCTPDQAVAEHDRLLGWQREMLALIDVPYRIIDIAAGDLGMSAARKFDCEAWVPTQQTYRELTSTSNCTTFQARRLAVRYRDDNGRPQIAATLNGTLATTRWLVAILENHQLPDGSVRVPEALVPFVGAEVLEPKK, from the coding sequence GTGATCGACCTCAAGCTGCTGCGCGAAAACCCGGATGCCGTCCGCGCGTCGCAACGTGCTCGGGGCGAGGATCCCGGCCTCGTCGATGCCCTGCTGGAGTGCGACGCCGCGCGGCGGGCCGCGGTGTCGGCCGCCGACAACCTGCGCGCCGCGCAGAAAGCCGCCAGCAAGAAGGTGGGCAAGGCATCGCCGGATGACCGCCCGGCGCTGCTCGAGCAGGCCAAGAGCCTGGCCGAGAAGGTCAAGGCCGCCGAAGTCGAGCAGGGCCAGGCCGAAAAGGCCGTCACCGCAGCGCATATGGCGATCGCCAACGTCATCCTCGACGGGGTGCCGGCCGGTGGCGAGGACGACTTCGTCGTGCTCGAAACGGTCGGCGAACCGCGAGCCATCGACAACCCCAAGGACCACGTCGAGCTCGGCGAATCGCTGGGGTTGATCGATCTGGAGCGCGGCGCCAAGGTGTCCGGCGCGCGGTTCTACTTCCTCACCGGCGCGGGTGCGCTGCTGCAACTCGGCCTGCTGCAGCTTGCCGCGCGGCTGGCGACCGACAACGGGTTCACCCTGATGATCCCGCCGGTGCTGGTGCGCCCCGAGGTGATGGCGGGCACCGGCTTCCTCGGCGCGCACAGCGACGAGATCTACCGGATCGAATCCGACGACCTGTATCTGGTCGGCACCTCCGAGGTGCCGCTGGCCGGGTACCACGCCGACGAGATCCTCGACCTGTCCGCCGGTCCGCTGCGCTACGCGGGCTGGTCGTCGTGTTTTCGCCGGGAGGCGGGCAGCCACGGCAAGGACACCCGCGGCATCATCCGCGTGCACCAGTTCGACAAGGTCGAGGGGTTCATCTACTGCACCCCGGACCAAGCCGTAGCCGAACATGACCGGCTGCTGGGCTGGCAGCGCGAGATGCTGGCCCTGATCGACGTGCCGTACCGCATAATCGACATCGCCGCCGGGGATCTGGGGATGTCAGCGGCGCGCAAGTTCGACTGCGAGGCATGGGTTCCCACCCAGCAGACGTATCGCGAACTGACCTCGACGTCGAACTGCACGACATTTCAGGCCCGTCGGCTGGCGGTGCGCTACCGCGACGACAACGGCAGGCCGCAGATTGCGGCGACGCTCAACGGCACGTTGGCCACCACCCGCTGGTTGGTGGCCATCCTGGAGAACCACCAGCTGCCCGACGGCAGCGTGCGGGTACCAGAAGCGTTGGTGCCGTTCGTCGGTGCCGAAGTGCTCGAACCGAAAAAGTAA
- a CDS encoding BTAD domain-containing putative transcriptional regulator, with amino-acid sequence MSAPASVRLAVLGPMRAFIADEIVDVGGRRQRALLARLVLAKGQVVSVDRLADDLWHGEPPPKALAALQVYVSHLRRALEPDRPRRAAATVVVSAAPGYCLTLPVEHVDAWHFEAKLAQAQQEPQPRQRLVLLEQAVALWGGDPFLEVRDALWAAPEVARLDELHLVAVEAIAQTRLALGHDSQVIAAMQSHVTRHPSREGAACLLATALYRTGNQAAALDVLRGVKQYLVDELGLQAGRAVRDLESDILRHADRLAVPAPPPTPTAEAPVHPQPPLPPLRGRDDELAVIEQAAREVLTGRSRLVWIGGEAGAGKSALARAAAQRLRRAGFDVSVGSCPETDGAPPGWAWTEVLRDLARDGGSALQHDALAPLLHDGNPAGESGPFWMATALAAALQDAAARRPLAIVLDDLHRTDGLTLELLRLVTDRLENTAVLLIGTYRPSESGAELETARAALISQTSAHLLLGGLDAAAVAALVADCGLAASSGEVLRTLRERTGGNPLFVREMARLLTAEGATAVGTVPVGVRDVLRRRLARLPGPTVTALRQAAVLGRDVDVDVLAELSGRGVDDLLDALEPAVLAGLLDEPAPSRIRFAHALIRDTLYEDTSLLRRARLHASALAMLCSPGRAADSAELAHHAVAAATSETAVEAASFAIAAARDADNACAPVEAARLWRSALQMLDLARQSNASAVELDAVVEARCGLVSSLARAGDAVTARSELKRALAVVHGRDDMTLRVLLAWDAPLVWRVRSTERLELDVVDPLRRVLGTDLPDAVRARLLVTLFAEVEGADPDAAVAAAAEAVALARRVEDAEPTARRLVCAALNAAAYCALGPDDAAKRDSTAAEFLRYAESSGEADYEAVAHWLVFLSAASRSDLVAAQRHVDLAVARAGTGQLGHLLTVLDIFTAQLTVLAGRPDDGEKRYLQGSARLAEHGAVNGAHLAVIGRISAALARGDPSPLADELLLVHERVSTSVCEAAVLALIAAGRTDEARRLWAGRDPVERSYYWLAMTTLRAHAAALLGDVDEARCCAEELAPYSGRMAGLDNGSLLTGPVDAALAAVEDLLGETVKAQAHRAAADALRMKLAADAARLIS; translated from the coding sequence ATGTCCGCGCCAGCGTCCGTGCGCCTTGCCGTGCTGGGCCCGATGCGTGCGTTCATCGCGGACGAGATCGTCGACGTGGGTGGTCGACGCCAGCGCGCGCTGCTGGCCCGGTTGGTGCTGGCGAAGGGGCAGGTGGTGTCGGTCGATCGGCTGGCCGACGATCTGTGGCACGGCGAACCGCCACCGAAAGCCCTTGCCGCCCTGCAGGTCTACGTGTCGCACCTGCGACGGGCGCTGGAACCCGATCGGCCCAGGCGCGCGGCCGCGACGGTGGTCGTGAGCGCCGCGCCGGGTTACTGCCTGACGCTGCCCGTCGAACACGTCGACGCCTGGCACTTCGAAGCCAAACTCGCACAGGCTCAACAGGAACCGCAACCACGCCAGCGTCTGGTTCTTCTCGAGCAGGCCGTCGCGTTGTGGGGCGGTGATCCGTTCCTCGAGGTGCGCGACGCGCTGTGGGCGGCCCCGGAAGTCGCTCGTCTCGACGAACTGCACCTCGTCGCCGTGGAAGCGATCGCGCAAACCCGGCTCGCGCTCGGACACGACAGCCAGGTGATCGCGGCGATGCAGAGCCACGTGACCCGGCATCCCAGCCGGGAGGGCGCCGCGTGTCTGCTCGCCACCGCGCTGTACCGGACGGGAAACCAGGCGGCGGCGTTGGACGTGCTACGCGGCGTCAAGCAGTACCTCGTCGACGAACTCGGCCTGCAAGCCGGACGTGCGGTGCGAGACCTGGAATCCGACATCCTGCGCCACGCCGACCGGTTGGCCGTTCCCGCTCCACCGCCCACGCCCACGGCCGAGGCGCCGGTGCATCCGCAGCCGCCACTGCCGCCGCTGCGTGGACGCGACGACGAGTTGGCGGTGATCGAGCAGGCGGCCCGAGAGGTGTTGACGGGACGCAGCCGACTGGTCTGGATCGGCGGCGAAGCGGGTGCGGGCAAGTCGGCGCTGGCGCGGGCGGCCGCGCAGCGGTTGCGGAGAGCCGGCTTCGACGTCAGTGTCGGCAGCTGTCCGGAAACCGATGGTGCGCCACCTGGTTGGGCGTGGACCGAGGTTCTGCGCGATCTCGCGCGCGACGGCGGGTCGGCACTGCAGCACGATGCGCTCGCACCGTTGCTCCACGACGGCAACCCTGCCGGTGAGTCGGGACCGTTCTGGATGGCGACCGCATTGGCCGCCGCGTTACAGGACGCGGCCGCTCGACGGCCGCTTGCGATCGTCCTCGACGATCTGCACCGCACCGACGGCCTCACCCTGGAGCTGTTGCGATTGGTCACCGACCGCCTCGAGAACACGGCGGTGTTGCTGATCGGAACCTATCGGCCGTCGGAGTCAGGCGCCGAACTCGAAACCGCACGAGCTGCGTTGATCTCGCAGACATCGGCGCACCTGCTGCTCGGTGGGCTGGACGCGGCGGCGGTCGCGGCCCTGGTGGCCGACTGCGGGTTGGCGGCTTCCAGCGGCGAGGTGCTGCGCACACTGCGTGAACGCACCGGCGGAAACCCACTGTTCGTGCGCGAGATGGCCCGGCTGCTGACGGCCGAGGGGGCAACCGCGGTCGGTACGGTGCCCGTCGGTGTACGAGATGTTCTGCGGCGCAGGCTGGCCCGGTTGCCAGGGCCGACCGTGACGGCGCTGCGGCAGGCCGCGGTGCTGGGACGCGATGTTGACGTCGACGTGCTCGCAGAGCTCAGCGGCCGCGGCGTCGACGATCTGCTCGATGCGCTGGAACCCGCGGTGCTGGCCGGACTGCTCGACGAGCCGGCACCATCACGGATACGGTTCGCGCACGCGCTGATCCGCGACACCCTCTACGAAGACACCTCGCTGCTGCGCCGCGCCCGGCTGCACGCCTCGGCCCTCGCGATGCTCTGCAGTCCTGGCCGCGCCGCCGACTCCGCCGAACTCGCCCACCACGCCGTGGCGGCTGCTACGAGCGAAACAGCCGTAGAGGCAGCGTCATTCGCGATCGCGGCAGCACGTGACGCCGACAACGCTTGCGCACCCGTCGAAGCGGCGAGACTGTGGCGTAGTGCGTTGCAGATGCTGGATCTGGCGCGGCAGTCCAACGCATCGGCAGTCGAGCTGGACGCGGTCGTCGAGGCCCGCTGCGGGCTGGTGTCCTCGCTGGCGCGCGCCGGAGACGCGGTGACCGCCCGCAGCGAACTCAAACGGGCGCTGGCCGTGGTGCACGGCCGCGATGACATGACGCTGCGGGTGCTGTTGGCGTGGGACGCGCCGTTGGTGTGGCGGGTCCGGTCCACCGAACGTCTGGAACTCGACGTGGTCGACCCGCTGCGGCGGGTACTGGGGACCGACCTGCCGGACGCGGTACGCGCCCGGTTGCTGGTGACGTTGTTCGCCGAGGTCGAGGGCGCCGATCCGGACGCGGCCGTGGCCGCCGCCGCGGAGGCCGTGGCCCTGGCACGTCGCGTCGAGGACGCCGAGCCGACGGCCCGCAGGTTGGTGTGCGCGGCGCTCAACGCGGCCGCATACTGCGCGCTCGGGCCCGACGATGCGGCCAAGCGTGACAGCACGGCAGCCGAGTTCCTCCGGTATGCCGAATCGTCGGGTGAAGCCGACTACGAGGCGGTCGCGCACTGGCTGGTGTTCCTTTCGGCCGCGTCGCGCTCCGACCTCGTCGCCGCCCAGCGCCACGTCGACCTCGCCGTCGCGCGCGCAGGCACGGGTCAGCTGGGGCACCTGCTCACGGTGCTGGACATCTTCACCGCGCAGCTGACGGTGCTCGCCGGCCGGCCGGACGATGGGGAGAAGCGCTATCTGCAGGGGTCGGCCCGGCTGGCCGAACACGGCGCGGTCAACGGCGCCCACCTCGCGGTGATCGGCCGGATCTCCGCGGCGTTGGCGCGCGGTGATCCCAGCCCGCTCGCCGACGAGCTGTTGCTCGTCCACGAGCGGGTGTCGACGTCCGTCTGCGAAGCCGCGGTGCTCGCTCTGATCGCGGCAGGCCGAACCGATGAGGCGCGCCGGCTGTGGGCAGGACGTGACCCCGTGGAACGGTCCTACTACTGGCTGGCGATGACGACGCTGCGCGCACACGCGGCCGCGCTTCTCGGTGACGTCGACGAAGCACGTTGCTGCGCTGAAGAACTCGCCCCCTACAGCGGCCGGATGGCCGGGTTGGACAACGGCAGCCTGCTCACCGGACCGGTGGACGCGGCGCTCGCGGCCGTCGAGGATCTGCTCGGTGAGACGGTCAAGGCGCAGGCGCACCGCGCAGCCGCCGACGCACTGCGGATGAAGCTGGCGGCCGACGCGGCACGGTTGATCAGCTGA
- a CDS encoding hemerythrin domain-containing protein — protein sequence MSSTTDPTVTPRRADDPEPDLTGIRLSHRSMVRDCRRIADTVTALAEGRERCTPSRARAISRYVELLCESIHHHHSTEDLVAWPVIEASAGSHVDLTELTEDHAALDPRLDQLRARAAAFRVSGGDAPTAAAMAAELSDLHTLISEHIAEEEREIFPVITAHVSVADWEAVEKTAQKGGRMSFDAPRHLAVMTDDERIRLGATVNPLLRALFALLAVRHRRLERAVFG from the coding sequence ATGAGTTCGACGACCGACCCGACCGTCACCCCCCGCCGAGCCGACGACCCGGAACCGGACCTGACCGGCATCAGGCTCTCGCACCGCTCGATGGTCCGCGACTGCCGACGCATCGCCGATACCGTGACGGCGCTCGCCGAGGGCCGCGAACGATGCACACCATCACGCGCCCGTGCCATCAGTCGGTACGTGGAACTGTTGTGTGAGTCGATCCATCACCACCACAGCACCGAGGATCTGGTGGCGTGGCCGGTGATCGAGGCCAGCGCGGGCAGCCACGTCGACCTGACGGAGCTGACCGAAGACCACGCCGCGCTCGATCCACGATTGGATCAGTTGCGTGCCAGGGCCGCGGCGTTTCGCGTGTCAGGTGGCGATGCGCCGACGGCAGCCGCCATGGCCGCCGAGCTGAGCGACCTGCACACGCTGATCAGCGAACACATCGCCGAGGAGGAGCGCGAGATCTTCCCGGTGATCACCGCGCACGTGTCGGTGGCGGATTGGGAGGCCGTCGAGAAGACCGCGCAGAAGGGTGGCCGGATGTCGTTCGACGCGCCGCGGCATCTGGCGGTCATGACCGATGACGAGCGCATCCGCTTGGGTGCCACGGTGAACCCGCTCTTGCGTGCGCTGTTCGCACTGTTGGCGGTGCGCCACCGGCGCCTCGAACGCGCCGTGTTCGGCTGA